The Ostrinia nubilalis chromosome W unlocalized genomic scaffold, ilOstNubi1.1 SUPER_W_unloc_1, whole genome shotgun sequence nucleotide sequence tatttatataaagcCCGTCAGAAACACCAAAACCTCGACAACTATTAAAGTTTTGAGAGAGTACTTTGGGATCTTTGGGGTACCACGTCGGGTAATTTCGGATAGGGGAACTTCTTTCACAAGCGAGACCTTCAAAAGGTTTATGGTCGAAAAGGGTATAAAGCACGTGCTTAATGCCGTTGCTACACCCAGGGCTAACGGCCAAGTAGAACGTTATAACAAGGTTATTGTAGATGCGCTGACAGCTAAATGTATTGGCACATTAGATAATAAATGGGATTCTCATGTATACAATGTTCAATGGGGAATAAATAACACCTTTAATAAAGGTATCAATTGTACACCCGCAGAAGCATTGTTTGGTCTTAGACCTAAAGGTTCAAGCGATAGTAAAGTTTTGTCTGCCATTGAAGACTGTCCTGATGCTAGAGAACGTGACTTAGACTCTATCAGGGAAGAAATAGCAACTCACGTTAAGTCATCTCAAGAGTTACAAAAGAAAAGTTTCGATAAGAAAAGATGTAAACCTATAAAATTCAATATTGGTGATTTAGTAAGAGTCGAAAGGCAAGTTCCAGCAACAGGACAGAGTAAAAAACTAATTCCCAAATTTCAAGGACcttataaaattgtaaacgTGTATGACCATGACCGGTACCAAATAGAGGACACTCCCCTGACTCGCAAAAGTGGGAAAGCTTACTCCTCGGTTGTCGCAGTCGACAAAATAAAACCTTGGCTTAACTTCTCCCGACCTCATGATAATTTGCTTAGTGATGAAGGATCAGAACCCGAATAAAATATTCCCAACATAAGGCTGTAAGAGCCAACTTATTAAGAGACGACAGGTCTCGCATATTTAAGGCCGACAGGGTCTAGCTTGCTTCAGGCCGACAGGGTCTAGCTTGCTTCAATGGACTGACAGAGTCCttattttataagtacttaGTATTTAAGAGACGAcaagtctaatattttctgacCAATGGACTGACAGAGTCCAATGGTTTTGCTATTatgatttttatatgtaatTACTAAGgtgatttattatttaggaGACAGTAGATCTcttcttttttttctctcttgAAATGGACCGACAGAGTCAGAGATGATTATAATGattatataaattaatattataactatAATTATGATGTATGGTTCTATTTGTGACTAGTGCGAGGACACACAAAGTATTCGGATGGCCGAATCTGTTAGAGTAAATTGTAAATATCTATTCTTGTTTgcatttttttagaaattttacTTGAAATTGTTATGTTCTAGTTGATATTTATtcccattatttaaattagttatGCTGTGATAAGTTATAGTAgtcaaaataattaagatattgATTATTATGGCGCTTTCCGGTGGCAGTACTtccgtttataatattaaatttttgttaaagttaaatgacGGTTTCCGGTGttgatttattcataaattattattttgtaaaataaatgatgCTTTCCGCTAAgcagtttatttaaaataattaattattgcttttcTTCCAACTTCCGGCGGCTGGTGCAGTTAACAGtctttacaaataaaatgtcTCAATATCCGgttgatgaattttgatttttaaaattacttatggaTTTTTAATAGAACCGCTAACGCttctaaaatgtttttcatgaggtttaatattttatgacagcttGCATTGTTTGATTTTGATATTCTTTAAATAATTGTTTGCTTTTAACCGTCACTTCCGTTTGCCGCGCTTAGTTGTTTGTTCGAGCCTATAAAAGAGAGCTCGATCATCAAATGGCATTCTGTTACGAGCAGTCGTCAAGTGAACATCTCACTATCCTGAGTATCGAGCTCTCTCCGCCGaatgtaagttattttttataattatctctgtgctgatattattttgtattatgatattattttgtgttctattatattgtaaatatgttattttgtgttaattTGCTGGCCATATTTCCACTATATTGCTTacaaagtaattaaatattgttaattactgtcgaataatattttaataaatacctcCCATTATTCACTAAACAGTTTTGTGTTTTCCTTTCAATAAAACCTATTTTATAGTATGATGTCTCTGTAAATTAGTAAGGTAGCATTTCTATTCATAATATTCTGACTAGATAGCCACAAGTTTCAACACTATTGAACTTAAGCCTAACTAAATCCGTTGTGAATAATGTTTAAAAAGAGTTTCGATTTAATCTGAATGTGAGGACAATCAGTTAATTCAAGAGGCAGTTCAACTGGACTAAAATTCACTGTGTTTAACATAGTAATTCTAGATTTTAAATGATAGTGAAATAAAAGAACTTATCAGTCAATTGAATGAATAGAtcaagtattcaaaaattagaAAGTACTATTTGAATGATTGCGTAAAACAACTTCTCGTTCAATTCAATGAATAGATGGAGTATTCAAAAATTAGAAAGTACTATTTGAATGATTGTGTAAAACAACTTCTCATTCAATTCAATGAATAGttcaagtattaaaaaattgggGCACCTGGAGCGTCGAGTGATCCAGGTGCGCCAATTTTTAACTACTCTGATCCTCGTTCTCCTCCACCCGCATGACCAGGCGAAGGATCTGGGGGAATCGGAGGCTCCGGTTGAAGATTCCTCGGCTGGGGAAGGGCTGGGGCACGATGGCCCCCCTGCTCGGGGAACAGGCTCCCAACTACTTGCCGAAGGAGGTCCGGTTCCATAGTCTCCGTGATGGGCGCTGATTGGCTGCGCAGCTTGTTGCGCGCAGCACGGTATGGGCGCCCCCACGGGTCCGCATCGAGCTCCTCCAGCATGGAGTTGTGAGCCTCCGCCTTGGCCTCCAGGATAGCCACATTGAGGATCTGCTTACCCTCCTTGAAGACCTCGTAGAGGCGGGCTTCCTCCGCTGGATCGCGTGATGCGCGTCGGCGGTGGCGCGTGTAGGCTCTTCTCTCAGCGTTGCTGGTGGCCCAGAGATCCGCTATCTCCTGAGACCACCAGTACACCTGCCGTCGGTTTGGCGCGCAACAGGCTCTCGGCATCGCAGAGTCGCAGGTCACCGTCAGAGCCGCGCGGAGGCGGGTGGCACCGGTATCGGCGTCCGGAGGAGGGGTCCTTCCTTTGGAGCACCAAGCTTGGACAATGGCGGCTTCCTCAGCCTTTTCTCTGTCCAGCTTGGTGATAGCCCATCTGGGAAAGGCCGAGCGGCCGGACTGACGAGGAGCATTAGGGCTCAGGGAGGGGGAGATCTCAAATCGGATGTACAGGTGATCCGAGAGTGTCTCCTCCTCCATTACCCGCCAGTTGACCACACGGCGTGCCACCACAGGGGTGGCGAAAGAAACGTCCACCCTTGAATTGCCCTGCGGCCGCACGCACGTGTAGTCTGTCCCGGTGTTCAGGACCGACAGTCCGACTTCCGCCGCCCAGTCCTCTAGGGCCCGGCCTCGGACATCGGTGGCGTTCCCGCCCCAGGACCGTGATTTGGCGTTCAGGTCGCCCATGAGGATGACCTGAAGCGGCGCAAGCCTCTGAATCACCGGTCCCAACACGCGGAGGTACGCCTCGAAATCCGACAGGGGCCGGTTGGGCGAAATGTATACGCCCACTATCCCGTATTCCCAGACGGCCGACACGAACCCAGGACCTCGCTCCCGTGGCAGGAGAGGTTTTGCGGTGGGCCCCGTCCGACAGACAATCGCCACGTCACCCACAGCGTCCCCTGCCCAGTGGGCTTGGGGGGAGACCCAGTAGGGCTCCGCGGCGACCGCAACATCGATGTTCCACGACGCTAGGGACTGATGGAAGAGATCCTGCGCCCCAGCGGCGTGGTTTAAATTCGCCTGGAGGAGACAGATATGCCGACTAGCCATCAATCATATCTGCCTCCTCGCACACTTCCTGGTGCTCCTCTGCTACCAAGGGGACAAGGACCCCGGCGGCTGTCTTCCCTCTCGTTTGGGGAGGATTAAAGTTCCTCCCCCCCATGTGGTGGTTGGCATCTCGGCCATTCTCGTCACAGACCGCGCAACGCGCGTCAGCCGTGCATTCCGCCGCTTTGTGTCCCGTGCTGCTGCATCTGAAGCACAACTCGCTGCGGTCCGTCTGGGAGGGACATAGCTGTCGGGCGTGTCCCAACCCCATGCACTTAAAGTAGCGCATGGGGCGGGTCTCAAGGATCTGCACGCGGCCGAAGACCAACCAATCAAGAATCGGCCAGCCTCCGACAAAACCTTGGCCGCCGCGATCGGGCAACCCACTACCACCCATGGCCATCAACCTTGCGGTtatactggccgaatcgcgggaggtgtgcgcggaattgcggctgcctaaggcagattgcactccaccgcgccacacttcttgactccctacaagttatttttcttCGTCCTTGTCCCTATATTTcagttctcccccttctggggcctgACAATCACGGCACGGATGGCACCATCTGGTGCCGTGCAGCGCTAGCTGTCCTCCTTCTATGCCAGCCGTACGCAAATTCGCGCAGCCGGGCGAAGTTCGCCTCCGAAGAGACGAGATCGGAGTACCAGGCAGGTCCGGGTCTCTCGAGCACGATTCCTTGAAGCAGAGCTTGGCGTAAGTCTTCGTACAAAGGGCAGGACCACAGAACGTGGTGCCTGTCCTCTTCACGTTCCCCACATTCGCATTCCGCGGCGGTCCGGAGACGCATATCGCACAGGCGCTTGTTAAAGCACCCATGCCCCGTAAGTATCTGGGAAGTAACATAATCTGGTACGACCCAGCGCATGCCGAGTCTCCCAGCCACGTCGGGGAAGAATTGGAAGAGCTCGCGACCCTTCGTCTCCCCCTCCCATCTGGTCTGCCAAGTAtccagcaccgactccaaaatttCTCGTTTCCGTCTGCCCATCGCGTCCCTGGGCGTGTCCCTGCGGGCCATGTCCGTCATGCCAGCGCGGGAAACCTCCAAGTCCGCGGGTAATACGCCAGCAAGCACCGGGAGCGCGGCTGTGCTGACCGACCGATAGGCTTTGGTCAGTAGCACCAGTGCAGGCCGCTGCCCCCGGAGAATAGTGGTGCGCATGGACTGCACCGAGAGGCGCTCGTACCAGCATGCCGCTGCATACGCAAGGGTTGCAACAAAAGTGCCCTGGTACAAAATGCGAAGGCCTGGGTAACGAATGCCCCAGGAAGACGCCGACACACGCGACATCTTCCCTAAGCATTTGGCCGCGCGATCTACGATCCCTTGCGCATGCATCGAGAACAGGAGACTGCTGTCGATTGCCACGCCGAGCACGGTTGCGACGTTCACTGAACGGATCGACGCACCTCCGAAGCGAATGACTGGGGGTCTCTGGAGTTTTCCCCTGATCGTCATCGTAGATGACTTGGCAGGGGAAAAGCCCAGTCTGTTACGGACACCCCAGTCGGTCACCAGACTTAGggtctcggcggccgctgcttcTATGGCAGCCCTCGAGTTTGCCTCGATCAAAATGGTGACGTCGTCGGCGTAAGCCACCATGCTAACCCCCCCTGGCATTGGCAATCGCAGCAAGTCGTCCATCAGGACGTTCCACAGTGTTGGTCCGAGCACGGATCCCTGCGGACACCCCATGGTGGAAACCTTCCACAACACCCGGCTACCCGCGATCAGGCCAACCCGGCGTCCAGAGAAGTAGCTCGCCAACATCTTATAGATGTTAGGCGGGCATCCTCCCCTTTTCACCTTGACCATGATCATGGGCCACCAGGCATTGTCGAACGCACCAGAGATGTCAAGGAAGATCGCTTGGACATAGCGCGCCGTGGACGTCCTGCCGGTACCTATAACGGCGTCAAGTGCCGTGACCGTGGACTTACCCGGAGAGAACCCATGCTGACAGTCCGAAATGCCACTGGATATCTGCGGCGCACACCACAGCATAACACGTTCAAGTAACTTCCCAAGGTCGGACAGAAGCGTGATCGGACGGTACGCTTTTGGATCGGTGAGCGGCTTGTCATTGCCCTTTGGCAGGACCACGAGACGACCGTCCTTCCAGACGTCCGGGAAGACGCCTTCATCTATGCAGCGGGCATACACCAAATGGAATTCCACCGATGCAGCGGCCCAGACTTGGCGCAAAATCCTGGCGGTGACCCCGTCGAGCCCTGGTGCCGTGTTAGGCAACTGCCTAATCATGATCCCCAAATACTCACGAGTAGGAGGAAGGGCGGCGGGACCCGCAGGGAGGATGGCAGCCGAGGTCCGCACCTGGTTGTGGTACGCTGTGTCCTTAGACGGATCGTCGTCCGGGCACAGCGCATGCACAAGACCGTGCATGGCTTCATCAACGCTCCCCGCGTGTCcctcggcgaacttcgtgccGTTGACCACGTTAGCGGGAGGACGGTTCCGCCCGCTGGCGACTCGGTAGGCCAGACCCCAGGGGTCTTGGTTGCCGGACTCGGCAAGCCCCCGGAAATACGCGACCTCGGTTTCTTCCTTCCTCCTCCGATACAGCGTCCGGTCGCGGTGAAACGCGTCCCTTGCCACCTCCTCCGCAAGGCCACCACGCTTCCGCGACCTCTGCCACACCCGACGTGAAGCGCCACACTGCTTGCGAAGCCGATCCAACTCAGGAGTCCACCATTCGTAGCCTGCTTCCCGGGTCTTCCTCTTGTGACCGAGGGCTGTTTGAGCAGACCGGACAATCACGTCTGTGAAGTCCCTGCTTACCTCGTTGGCAGGCTTGCGAAAATCGATGCGACCCATGCTCCAGTGAATCGTGTCCCGAAAGTAAACCCAACTGACCCCCCGATCCCGAAACCCCCGAGGCTCCTCGATTGGCTCTGTGCGCTCCAAATTCAATCTAAGGGACGGCTGGCATACCTCGAATGTGATGAGGCGATGGTCAGATGTGCTGGCCTCCGGGTGCACTCTCCATTTGGAAATGCGTACTCTCCTTGTGGACAAGGTGAGATCCACATTGGACTCGCCGTTGACAGTGCTGAAGGTAGCTGGTTGGCCTTCAGTGTTGTGCAGTAGGAGGGAGTGGCCGAGGATGAAGTCCTCGACCGCGTCCCTGCGATGGTCCTCGATGCGGCCTCGGCCGCGGCATTGTTCCTCCGCGCAGTGCCACAACACGGAGTGGGCATTGCTGTCCACGCCTATAATAGTGCTCTTGCCGCGCAGGGCCTCCATCACTGTCTCCAGATGCTGAAGGTGCGGGTCGATGCTGTCGCCGTACTTGAAGTAGGCCGACACCAGGTAGGTGTCAACCTCCCGCACATGCACAACGAAGCAATCGACCGTGGATAGGTGGTGAAGCGCAGCGACGGTTAGGTCCGGCCGGCAGACGAAGACGCCCGCACGGGAGGTGGGGCCGGACTGGATGATGAACTGGGACCTCGAGTATTGTTCTTGGGTTAGAACGATGTCGAGTCCCAGCTCGCGCGCCAGCGCCGGCAGCTCCTCCGTGGCAAGCGCTGCGCCCGCCAGGTTGATCTGCCCTACCCGTAGAATCCTGCTATCGAACGCTGTATCTAGTAGCGGCAACCATTCTGCTCTGAGCAAACAATTTCGCAGGGCACTGCGGAGATGCGGTGGTGTGTCCCTCTGCACCCGGCTTCTTGAAGCGGGTGCAGGTCGCGCAGCGTGGT carries:
- the LOC135087304 gene encoding uncharacterized protein LOC135087304 gives rise to the protein MGGSGLPDRGGQGFVGGWPILDWLVFGRVQILETRPMRYFKCMGLGHARQLCPSQTDRSELCFRCSSTGHKAAECTADARCAVCDENGRDANHHMGGRNFNPPQTRGKTAAGVLVPLVAEEHQEANLNHAAGAQDLFHQSLASWNIDVAVAAEPYWVSPQAHWAGDAVGDVAIVCRTGPTAKPLLPRERGPGFVSAVWEYGIVGVYISPNRPLSDFEAYLRVLGPVIQRLAPLQVILMGDLNAKSRSWGGNATDVRGRALEDWAAEVGLSVLNTGTDYTCVRPQGNSRVDVSFATPVVARRVVNWRVMEEETLSDHLYIRFEISPSLSPNAPRQSGRSAFPRWAITKLDREKAEEAAIVQAWCSKGRTPPPDADTGATRLRAALTVTCDSAMPRACCAPNRRQVYWWSQEIADLWATSNAERRAYTRHRRRASRDPAEEARLYEVFKEGKQILNVAILEAKAEAHNSMLEELDADPWGRPYRAARNKLRSQSAPITETMEPDLLRQVVGSLFPEQGGHRAPALPQPRNLQPEPPIPPDPSPGHAGGGERGSE